A single window of Granulicella mallensis MP5ACTX8 DNA harbors:
- a CDS encoding TIGR03435 family protein, with protein MPAFEVSTIKPHDFNHGGMLGFISYPGGRVFVGAANLKMLLYFAFDLQSFQISGVPAWADKNRYDIEALPPASSESRTAVQPPMKATPSDEQRKMLQNLLVERFGLKFHRETKEGPVYLLLRGKGQLRLEAPAHPEGDSRGGVIMMQGGIADGSAFGLNISMPFLARQLSSNLDLPVLDRTGLPGLYDFQLEPDDPTNHDMTAAIVDAMNRLGLKLKAAKGPVETIVIDSVTEPTEN; from the coding sequence ATGCCCGCGTTCGAGGTTTCTACGATCAAACCCCATGATTTTAATCATGGCGGAATGCTGGGATTTATCTCGTATCCCGGAGGCAGAGTCTTCGTTGGAGCTGCCAACTTGAAGATGCTTTTGTACTTTGCGTTCGACCTTCAGAGTTTCCAGATATCCGGCGTTCCAGCCTGGGCTGACAAGAATCGCTACGACATAGAGGCTTTGCCTCCCGCTTCCTCCGAATCACGCACTGCAGTACAACCTCCAATGAAAGCAACTCCCAGTGACGAGCAACGAAAGATGCTGCAGAATCTTCTGGTCGAGCGATTCGGATTAAAGTTCCATCGTGAGACGAAAGAAGGGCCGGTCTATCTTTTGCTCCGAGGAAAAGGGCAGCTTCGGCTGGAAGCCCCAGCGCACCCGGAGGGCGACTCCAGGGGAGGTGTGATCATGATGCAGGGCGGCATCGCCGATGGATCGGCGTTCGGTTTAAATATCTCCATGCCATTTCTGGCGAGACAGTTGAGTTCGAATCTTGATCTCCCGGTACTGGATCGAACCGGTTTACCAGGACTCTATGACTTCCAACTCGAACCGGACGATCCTACGAATCACGACATGACCGCAGCTATTGTTGACGCCATGAATCGGCTAGGACTCAAGCTCAAGGCTGCAAAAGGTCCCGTCGAAACCATCGTGATCGACAGTGTGACCGAGCCGACGGAAAACTAG
- the dnaE gene encoding DNA polymerase III subunit alpha, with amino-acid sequence MAAEFTHLHLHTDYSLLDGACDVDKLAKHLVKIGQTSAAMTDHGNIYGAVHFFDAMKKKNLKPILGCELYVCKEDDHRREFANPDSKYNHMLVLAENEAGYRNLVRLTSEAALHGFYKKPRVSKNFLAKHVEGLIGFSGCLAGEVSQHLMEGDYEKAKKAAGDYETMFGRGNFFLEIQDHGLEPDKAVTEAMFRLEKDLDIPLIATNDSHYIEDQDSRAHEVLLCVQTAGSMNDPKRFKFDTQEFYIKSADEMHRLFSHAPEVCTRTMQFPERCQLELKAVKNPFPKFDVPEGEDLDSYFEQVCRAGWRHRRETAVKHLEDRGILRKSIADYEARLNREIDCIKQMKFPGYFMIVWDFIRYAKQQSIPVGPGRGSAAGSLVAYVMEITDVDPLQNDLLFERFLNPERVSMPDVDIDFCMNRRGEVIKYVREKYGEDQVAQIITFNTMAAKAAIKDVGRALDMPYGEVDRIAKLIPATIGITIEQALKDSPPLAQAYEDPKIRELIDTALRLEGLVRGAGVHAAGVVIAPQPLTELVPVTRTKDDAIVTSYDMKAVEKMGLLKMDFLGLTTLTVIDDCLKLIKSNRGVDVDMATIPLDDAETYEKVYHRALTSGVFQFESGGMRDVLRRYKPTTVEDLTALNALYRPGPIQGGMIDDFIERKWGRRAVEYLFPELEPILKETLGVIVYQEQVMQISSAIAGYSLGGADLLRRAMGKKNAEEMAKQRVLFMAGAAERKFHKDRAGQLFDLMEQFAGYGFNKSHSAAYALLAYHTAWLKTHYPVEFMAALLTSETSKPENVVKYIGECREINIPVVPPDVQISAANFTPAGDSIRFGLAAIKNVGHNAIDSIIKAREELQAAGKQGFVSLWEFCDKVDLRLMNKRVLESLCKAGALDAFGPRARVFAALDKAMERAQKSQRDAAAGQSGLFGMFDDPGPSSASTGGEETLPPAPDWDEHTRLQNEKDVLGFFVSGHPMDKYREKLRNMKVVDTATACEMKPEPQVFRRGQAEQGNEIQIAGVITGLKVAKSKRSGEMYAQAYLEDTVGKIDLIAFPQSYEKLAEKLRIDVPVLVRGSLRGEEDSAPKLAISSIQALEDVKIKLPDALRIRIPLHSHDETLLDKLHTLFLSAPGNGKLLLNLEEPGQFCAVLEPSGFHVAADVAFIEGVEALVGRGAVQVI; translated from the coding sequence ATGGCCGCTGAGTTTACGCACCTCCATCTGCATACCGATTACTCCCTCCTCGACGGAGCTTGCGACGTCGACAAACTGGCCAAGCATCTCGTCAAAATCGGGCAGACGTCGGCCGCCATGACCGACCATGGCAACATCTATGGAGCCGTTCACTTCTTCGACGCGATGAAGAAGAAGAACCTGAAGCCCATCCTCGGCTGCGAGCTCTATGTCTGCAAAGAAGACGACCATCGCCGCGAGTTCGCGAACCCTGACTCCAAGTACAACCACATGCTGGTGCTGGCTGAGAACGAAGCCGGTTACCGCAACCTTGTTCGCCTGACCAGCGAGGCGGCGCTGCATGGCTTCTACAAGAAGCCGCGTGTCAGCAAGAACTTCCTCGCCAAACATGTCGAAGGTCTCATCGGCTTCTCCGGCTGTCTCGCCGGCGAGGTCAGCCAGCACCTGATGGAAGGGGACTACGAGAAAGCAAAGAAGGCTGCCGGCGATTACGAGACGATGTTTGGTCGCGGTAACTTCTTCCTCGAGATCCAGGACCACGGACTCGAGCCCGACAAGGCTGTGACCGAGGCGATGTTCCGGCTCGAAAAGGACCTAGACATCCCGCTGATCGCGACCAACGATTCGCACTACATCGAAGACCAGGACTCTCGCGCACACGAGGTGCTGCTCTGCGTGCAGACCGCCGGGTCGATGAACGATCCCAAGCGCTTCAAGTTCGATACGCAGGAGTTCTACATCAAGTCGGCGGATGAGATGCACCGTCTCTTCAGCCATGCGCCCGAGGTCTGCACTCGCACCATGCAGTTTCCGGAGCGCTGCCAGCTAGAACTCAAGGCCGTCAAGAACCCGTTCCCGAAGTTCGACGTGCCCGAGGGCGAAGACCTCGACAGCTACTTCGAGCAGGTATGTCGTGCAGGCTGGAGACACCGCCGCGAGACTGCGGTCAAGCACCTTGAAGACCGCGGCATTCTGCGCAAGTCCATCGCCGACTACGAAGCCCGTCTGAACCGCGAGATTGACTGTATCAAGCAGATGAAGTTTCCCGGCTACTTCATGATCGTCTGGGACTTTATCCGCTACGCCAAGCAGCAGAGCATTCCCGTCGGCCCAGGCCGTGGATCGGCGGCAGGATCGCTGGTCGCCTACGTCATGGAGATCACTGACGTCGACCCGCTACAGAACGATCTGCTCTTCGAGCGCTTCCTGAACCCCGAACGCGTCTCCATGCCTGACGTCGATATCGACTTCTGCATGAACCGCCGCGGCGAGGTCATCAAGTACGTGCGCGAGAAGTACGGCGAGGATCAGGTCGCGCAGATCATCACTTTCAACACCATGGCTGCGAAGGCCGCGATCAAGGACGTTGGCCGTGCGCTCGACATGCCCTATGGTGAAGTCGATCGCATCGCCAAGCTGATCCCCGCGACCATCGGCATCACCATCGAGCAGGCGCTGAAGGATTCGCCTCCGCTGGCCCAGGCCTACGAAGATCCCAAGATCAGGGAACTGATTGACACCGCTCTGCGCCTTGAAGGCCTTGTGCGTGGCGCGGGCGTTCACGCTGCCGGTGTCGTGATCGCACCGCAGCCGCTCACGGAACTCGTCCCCGTCACACGCACCAAGGACGACGCCATCGTCACCAGCTACGACATGAAGGCCGTCGAGAAGATGGGCCTGCTGAAGATGGACTTCCTCGGCCTGACGACGCTGACCGTCATCGATGACTGCCTCAAGCTGATCAAGTCCAACCGTGGCGTCGATGTGGACATGGCGACCATCCCGCTTGACGATGCCGAGACCTACGAGAAGGTCTATCACCGCGCTCTTACCAGCGGCGTGTTCCAGTTTGAATCCGGCGGCATGCGCGACGTTCTGCGCCGCTACAAGCCCACCACGGTCGAAGACCTCACCGCTCTCAACGCACTCTATCGTCCCGGCCCAATTCAGGGCGGCATGATCGACGACTTCATCGAGCGTAAGTGGGGGCGTCGCGCCGTTGAATATCTCTTCCCCGAGCTTGAACCGATCCTCAAGGAGACGCTGGGCGTCATCGTTTACCAGGAACAGGTGATGCAGATCTCGAGTGCTATCGCGGGCTACTCGCTGGGTGGCGCCGATCTGCTGCGCCGCGCGATGGGTAAGAAGAACGCCGAGGAGATGGCCAAGCAGCGTGTCTTGTTCATGGCCGGCGCGGCCGAGCGCAAGTTCCACAAGGATCGCGCCGGACAGCTCTTCGACCTCATGGAGCAGTTCGCCGGATACGGCTTCAACAAGTCGCACTCGGCTGCCTATGCGCTACTGGCGTACCACACGGCCTGGCTCAAGACGCACTACCCGGTCGAGTTCATGGCCGCGCTACTGACCTCGGAAACCTCGAAGCCGGAGAACGTCGTCAAGTACATTGGCGAGTGCCGAGAGATCAACATCCCGGTCGTTCCGCCCGATGTCCAGATCTCTGCTGCCAACTTCACTCCGGCGGGAGACAGCATTCGCTTCGGCCTCGCTGCGATCAAGAACGTCGGCCACAACGCGATCGACTCCATTATCAAAGCTCGCGAAGAGCTGCAGGCCGCAGGGAAGCAGGGCTTCGTCAGCCTGTGGGAGTTCTGCGACAAGGTCGATCTTCGCCTGATGAACAAGCGTGTACTGGAGTCTCTGTGCAAGGCCGGTGCTTTGGATGCCTTCGGCCCCCGTGCCCGGGTCTTCGCCGCGCTGGATAAGGCGATGGAGCGTGCACAGAAGTCGCAGCGCGATGCCGCTGCCGGACAGTCCGGACTCTTCGGCATGTTCGACGACCCCGGTCCCTCCTCCGCCTCCACTGGAGGAGAAGAGACGCTGCCGCCAGCGCCGGATTGGGACGAGCACACCCGCTTGCAGAATGAGAAGGACGTGCTCGGCTTCTTCGTCTCCGGCCATCCGATGGACAAGTACCGTGAGAAGCTGCGCAATATGAAGGTCGTCGATACGGCGACAGCCTGCGAGATGAAGCCCGAGCCCCAGGTCTTCCGTCGTGGACAGGCTGAGCAAGGGAACGAGATTCAGATTGCCGGTGTGATCACCGGTCTGAAGGTCGCGAAGTCCAAGCGCTCCGGCGAAATGTACGCGCAGGCATACCTCGAAGACACCGTCGGCAAGATCGACCTCATTGCCTTTCCGCAGAGCTACGAGAAGCTCGCCGAGAAGCTTCGCATCGACGTGCCCGTACTGGTCCGTGGCTCGCTGCGCGGTGAAGAGGACTCGGCGCCGAAGCTGGCGATCTCCAGCATCCAGGCGCTTGAGGATGTAAAGATCAAGCTGCCGGATGCGCTTCGTATCCGCATTCCACTGCATAGCCATGATGAGACGCTGCTGGACAAGCTGCACACGCTCTTCCTGAGCGCTCCCGGCAACGGCAAGCTGTTGCTCAACCTCGAAGAGCCGGGCCAGTTCTGTGCCGTGCTCGAACCGAGCGGTTTTCATGTTGCCGCGGACGTGGCCTTTATCGAAGGGGTTGAAGCCCTTGTCGGCCGTGGTGCGGTGCAGGTGATCTGA
- a CDS encoding M20/M25/M40 family metallo-hydrolase, translated as MAIDPIQLTKQLVDIESTTYHEAPAGEFLAEFLAKQGYSVERQPVPQPDPSKTPNGASGPRFNVYAVEQGITPDVVLSTHMDTVPPFLGPCREDADFLYGRGTCDAKGIIAAQIAAAEKLRAAGVRVGLLFVVGEERDSAGAKIANENPRGSRFLINGEPTDNRLAVASKGCLRVELYAHGKMAHSAYPELGESAVDKLLAALHDIQALPLPVVEGIGDSTMNVGIIKGGVAPNVIADKAEAHLLIRLVGPADETQAAILKAAAGRCEVNFSLKLPFIQMRTVEGFETMVAKFTTDIPSLTNWGEPFLLGPGSIHVAHTPDEKISKRELLECVDLYVRLATQLVS; from the coding sequence ATGGCAATCGACCCGATCCAACTCACGAAGCAGCTCGTCGACATCGAATCGACCACCTATCACGAAGCCCCAGCGGGCGAATTCCTCGCGGAGTTTCTGGCGAAGCAGGGCTATTCTGTGGAGCGCCAGCCCGTGCCCCAGCCCGATCCGTCGAAGACACCGAATGGCGCCAGCGGCCCTCGCTTCAACGTGTATGCCGTGGAGCAGGGGATTACCCCCGATGTCGTGCTCTCGACCCACATGGATACCGTGCCCCCGTTCCTCGGCCCCTGCCGTGAGGACGCCGACTTTCTGTACGGTCGTGGGACCTGTGACGCGAAGGGCATCATCGCCGCCCAGATCGCCGCTGCCGAAAAGCTGCGTGCTGCCGGTGTTCGCGTAGGCCTGCTCTTTGTCGTGGGCGAAGAGCGCGACTCCGCAGGTGCGAAGATTGCGAATGAGAATCCACGTGGATCGCGCTTTCTGATCAATGGCGAACCGACGGACAATCGTCTCGCGGTTGCCTCAAAGGGCTGCCTGCGCGTTGAGCTCTACGCGCACGGCAAGATGGCGCACTCGGCTTATCCCGAACTGGGCGAGTCAGCCGTCGACAAGCTCCTGGCTGCGCTGCACGATATCCAGGCACTGCCGCTGCCTGTCGTTGAGGGCATCGGCGACTCGACGATGAACGTAGGCATCATCAAGGGCGGTGTGGCTCCGAACGTGATCGCCGATAAGGCAGAGGCGCATCTGCTGATCCGCCTCGTGGGGCCAGCGGACGAGACACAGGCTGCGATCCTCAAGGCAGCTGCTGGGCGCTGCGAGGTGAATTTTTCGCTGAAGCTACCGTTCATCCAGATGCGCACCGTCGAAGGCTTCGAGACGATGGTCGCGAAGTTCACGACAGACATCCCATCGCTCACCAACTGGGGCGAGCCCTTCCTGCTGGGGCCGGGAAGCATCCACGTCGCGCATACGCCGGACGAGAAGATCAGCAAACGTGAGTTGCTGGAGTGTGTGGACTTGTATGTGCGGCTTGCAACGCAGCTCGTCTCGTAA
- a CDS encoding CPBP family intramembrane glutamic endopeptidase gives MQPNQPQRAIPRSMQFALFITGLLWLLASHSVADHSAQGIANHLNLALIQPLLSEGFFLFLLLVGFATLSWIATRTGNLRKDNALPQRATALREGQQGIVLGWAMLLVAVLPMMLVGDLHPEFWLAPRSWGLALLSLATLAVGTLALEVAFRGYLYARLIAAVGPVFATILLSGIYALFSSFHPNSTSSSVGIAFLLGILFSLAYLRTHGLWLGWGLHFAWTAAMGVLLGLPVGGLETYSSLVTTDSSGAAWITGGPYGPEGALFTVIVLVVGMIVLYRMTTDYAWEYTHPPIVPAGYEMTVAPPPAHTAMEAAAAAKPVPLVQILGTTSTSASTMPVIDEHLRTNSNSDKAE, from the coding sequence TTGCAACCCAACCAGCCCCAACGCGCGATTCCGCGCTCCATGCAGTTCGCTCTTTTCATCACGGGATTGCTGTGGCTTCTTGCCTCTCATTCGGTCGCGGATCACTCCGCGCAGGGCATTGCGAACCACCTGAACCTTGCTCTGATTCAGCCGCTGCTCAGCGAAGGCTTCTTTCTCTTCCTGCTGCTCGTTGGGTTCGCAACATTAAGCTGGATCGCTACACGCACCGGCAATCTTCGCAAAGATAATGCGCTGCCGCAGCGTGCGACGGCCCTTCGCGAAGGACAGCAGGGGATCGTGCTGGGTTGGGCCATGCTGCTGGTCGCCGTGCTTCCGATGATGCTCGTCGGCGATCTGCACCCAGAATTCTGGCTTGCTCCGCGGTCCTGGGGCCTTGCTCTGCTCTCTCTTGCCACGCTGGCTGTCGGCACACTCGCTTTGGAGGTCGCCTTTCGCGGATATCTCTACGCCAGGCTCATCGCAGCCGTAGGGCCCGTGTTCGCGACGATCCTGCTCTCCGGAATCTACGCGTTGTTCTCGAGCTTCCATCCCAACTCGACCAGCTCCAGCGTCGGCATCGCCTTTCTTTTGGGCATCCTGTTCTCTCTGGCTTATCTAAGAACGCACGGTCTCTGGCTCGGCTGGGGATTGCACTTCGCCTGGACTGCGGCCATGGGAGTTCTGCTGGGTTTGCCCGTCGGTGGACTGGAAACCTACAGCAGTCTCGTGACTACGGATAGCAGTGGAGCGGCCTGGATCACAGGTGGACCCTATGGTCCTGAAGGCGCGTTGTTCACGGTGATTGTGCTGGTGGTTGGAATGATCGTGCTCTATCGCATGACCACTGACTATGCCTGGGAGTACACCCATCCGCCGATCGTCCCGGCTGGCTATGAGATGACCGTCGCTCCGCCTCCCGCGCACACTGCGATGGAAGCGGCTGCTGCGGCAAAGCCCGTACCGCTGGTGCAGATCCTCGGCACTACTTCGACGAGCGCTTCTACGATGCCGGTGATTGACGAGCATCTCAGGACGAACTCGAACTCCGACAAAGCAGAGTAG
- a CDS encoding alpha/beta fold hydrolase has translation MLERHHLDLDGLRLSYLEKGTATADAPSFVLLHGLMGSAETFQPLLAEMPSHWHVIALDMPGSGLSERRDDLAATMPATAAFIERFLDALGLEKPCLIGHSHGGAVALRLARTSPNRVRSLVLLGPAHPYFNEADQIIKFYLSLPGRIFAYTMPWYPQWFQMMGLRRMAGPQSWDTPERLMPYRANLRIRGTMSHLLRLLGTWHEDMADLRHLLRKPITQSTLILWGDCDRAVPVRTAEKLRAHLRQSELHVLPGVGHRPAEEQPELTAGLIESWMLRAEAAAHQQHYKPNSSASQSRIPAFMVPSLEAGD, from the coding sequence ATGCTGGAACGGCACCATTTAGACCTCGACGGACTTCGCCTCTCGTACCTTGAAAAAGGTACGGCGACTGCGGATGCGCCTTCGTTCGTGCTCCTGCACGGTCTGATGGGATCGGCCGAGACCTTCCAGCCACTGCTTGCGGAGATGCCCTCACACTGGCATGTGATCGCGCTCGATATGCCCGGCTCAGGACTCTCCGAACGCCGCGACGATCTTGCTGCCACCATGCCCGCCACAGCCGCCTTCATTGAGCGGTTCCTCGATGCTCTCGGTCTCGAAAAGCCCTGTTTGATAGGCCATTCGCACGGTGGAGCGGTTGCCTTGCGTCTTGCCCGGACCTCTCCGAACCGCGTTCGTTCGCTGGTTCTGCTGGGTCCCGCGCACCCTTATTTCAACGAAGCCGACCAGATCATCAAGTTTTATCTCTCGCTTCCGGGCAGGATCTTTGCGTACACCATGCCCTGGTATCCGCAATGGTTCCAGATGATGGGGCTGCGTCGTATGGCTGGTCCTCAGAGCTGGGACACGCCGGAGCGCCTCATGCCCTATCGGGCGAATCTCCGCATCCGCGGTACGATGTCACATCTTCTGCGCCTTTTGGGCACTTGGCATGAGGATATGGCAGACCTGCGCCACCTGCTGCGCAAGCCGATTACCCAATCCACGCTGATTCTCTGGGGAGACTGCGACCGGGCCGTTCCTGTGCGCACCGCCGAGAAGCTGCGCGCGCACCTGCGCCAGTCCGAGCTGCATGTTCTGCCAGGCGTCGGACATCGTCCCGCTGAAGAGCAGCCTGAGCTTACTGCCGGGTTGATCGAGTCGTGGATGTTGCGCGCCGAAGCTGCGGCCCACCAACAGCACTACAAGCCGAACTCCTCTGCAAGCCAGAGCCGGATTCCTGCATTCATGGTTCCCAGCTTGGAAGCCGGCGACTGA
- a CDS encoding DoxX family membrane protein, whose product MSDQLPSIEQRRAYVLFRLLTGLDFFGHGFARIFTGAHLSGFAQGMVKSMASTPLPSSLTLASGYAIPCVELLIGILLLLGLFTRYTLILAFLLMFVLMFGITLKQDWSIAMQQLMYGLVLFLLLFARERYDLSWPQFFRRQDSF is encoded by the coding sequence ATGAGCGATCAACTTCCCAGCATCGAACAACGCCGGGCTTATGTCCTCTTCCGGCTTCTCACTGGGTTGGATTTCTTTGGCCATGGCTTCGCGCGCATCTTCACCGGCGCCCACCTTTCGGGTTTTGCGCAGGGCATGGTGAAGAGCATGGCATCGACACCGCTACCGTCCTCGCTTACACTCGCCAGCGGCTATGCCATTCCATGCGTCGAGTTGTTGATCGGGATCTTGCTCTTGCTTGGCCTGTTCACCCGGTACACGCTCATCCTTGCCTTCCTGCTCATGTTTGTGCTGATGTTCGGTATCACTCTCAAGCAGGACTGGAGTATTGCGATGCAGCAACTGATGTACGGTCTTGTCCTGTTTCTTCTGCTCTTTGCCCGGGAACGCTACGATCTGTCCTGGCCGCAGTTCTTCCGCCGTCAGGACAGCTTCTGA
- a CDS encoding alpha/beta hydrolase codes for MSDALPFQSHVKAVEDLHGPVGRLEAILNTGREDALYAAVVAHPHPLGGGTMHNKVVYHAAKAFSSFGLPVLRFNFRGTGLSEGVHDEGRGEVDDVRAALDWMSERYRLPILFAGFSFGSNVGFRACCGDARVRGLVGLGLPVRAEGRDYTYGFLPACRAVPKLFISGDHDQFGPKDVLESVLVSAQEPKRVIWVEGADHFFAGTAQSPASKLGTMNAGIRLWLAEEFGL; via the coding sequence ATGTCTGACGCACTTCCCTTTCAGTCTCATGTAAAAGCCGTCGAAGACCTGCACGGTCCAGTCGGACGGCTCGAAGCTATCCTCAACACCGGACGTGAGGACGCTCTCTACGCCGCCGTCGTCGCGCATCCGCATCCGCTCGGCGGCGGCACCATGCACAACAAGGTCGTCTATCACGCGGCCAAGGCGTTCTCCAGCTTCGGCCTGCCAGTGCTGCGGTTCAACTTTCGCGGAACCGGCCTGAGCGAAGGTGTGCACGATGAAGGACGCGGCGAGGTCGACGATGTACGCGCTGCACTCGACTGGATGTCCGAAAGATATCGGCTGCCGATCTTGTTTGCGGGCTTTTCGTTCGGATCGAACGTCGGCTTTCGCGCCTGCTGTGGCGACGCAAGAGTACGAGGGCTGGTGGGGTTGGGTCTGCCGGTGCGCGCCGAGGGGCGCGACTATACGTATGGGTTTCTACCTGCCTGCCGCGCTGTACCCAAGCTCTTCATCAGTGGCGACCACGATCAGTTCGGACCTAAAGATGTGCTGGAATCTGTTCTGGTCTCGGCGCAGGAACCGAAGCGTGTGATCTGGGTCGAGGGTGCCGACCACTTCTTCGCGGGAACCGCTCAGTCGCCGGCTTCCAAGCTGGGAACCATGAATGCAGGAATCCGGCTCTGGCTTGCAGAGGAGTTCGGCTTGTAG
- a CDS encoding acetyl-CoA carboxylase carboxyltransferase subunit alpha — protein MAENIPQKSVTAPAPTPEAWIKTELARHPQRPYPMDYIEALFTDFSEIHGDRQFADDAAMTAGMAYFHGEPVLVVGNLKGRSLKERVARKFGQPDPEGYRKALRAMKIAEKFGRPVFTFIDLAGANPGLGAEERGQGEAIARNLLEMSRLRVPTIATITGEGGSGGALALAVTDRVLMLENAIYSVISPEGCASITWKDASKKQLAAAALRYTADDVQRLGCVDDVIREPEGGTQMDPAYAMELVNERLERHLNDLKRLSIDDLLAARYAKFRNIAQFYTMA, from the coding sequence ATGGCCGAAAACATTCCTCAGAAGTCTGTCACTGCACCCGCACCAACGCCCGAGGCATGGATTAAGACCGAACTCGCGCGGCACCCACAACGTCCTTATCCAATGGACTATATCGAAGCGCTCTTTACCGATTTCAGTGAGATTCACGGTGACCGGCAGTTTGCCGACGACGCCGCGATGACCGCAGGCATGGCCTACTTCCATGGCGAGCCCGTCCTGGTTGTCGGCAACCTCAAGGGGCGCAGCCTCAAAGAGCGTGTTGCCCGCAAGTTTGGCCAGCCCGATCCTGAAGGCTACCGTAAAGCCTTGCGTGCCATGAAGATAGCCGAGAAGTTCGGGCGGCCGGTCTTCACCTTCATCGATCTCGCCGGTGCGAACCCCGGCCTGGGCGCTGAAGAGCGCGGCCAAGGCGAAGCCATTGCCCGCAACCTGCTGGAGATGTCTCGGCTGCGTGTTCCCACTATCGCCACCATCACCGGTGAGGGCGGCTCGGGCGGAGCGTTGGCGCTGGCCGTTACCGACCGCGTGCTGATGCTCGAGAATGCGATCTATTCGGTGATCTCTCCCGAAGGCTGTGCGAGCATCACCTGGAAGGATGCCAGCAAGAAACAGCTGGCCGCAGCCGCTCTCCGATATACCGCCGATGACGTCCAACGGCTAGGTTGCGTGGACGATGTGATCCGTGAACCCGAGGGCGGTACGCAGATGGACCCGGCCTACGCCATGGAACTGGTCAACGAACGACTGGAACGCCATCTCAACGACCTGAAGCGTCTCTCGATCGACGATCTGCTGGCTGCCCGGTATGCAAAGTTTCGTAATATCGCGCAGTTTTATACCATGGCCTGA